The genomic segment GTTGACAGATTGGGGATGCCTTGCTGTGTCACAAAGCTACGTGGATGATTCGCCCGCGACTGGAGGGGATGAGGAAACATGGAGCTCAGCTTCGCAAGCCAACCGCCCAGTTTGCATGAGTTGATTGGGTGGAGCTGCCCACATGCAGCCTCAGTGCACCAAGTGCGCATGCGGGTTGACCTGAAGCCTGGAACAGGTACCCcgataacattgaatggctggGACAGGGACCAAACTGCAATGTGCAGGTCTGcactggtctggtgctggctggggtTTGACTGGGTTGGGACCTGGACTGGACGCTTTGGAGTGCCCCGCTGACTTGCGTCACCTTGACACTGACGTTGGCGTTCAATGTCTCAAGTCGGGATTGAACCGCAAGGAACATTAAAGGCCCGCAATCTGGTTGTTTCTGCCTGTCTGCAGATATTACGCATgaatgtgtctggtgctacTCCACGGACGGGACAGAACCGGGTGGCTGCATCAAATATCTTGAAGAATCCTGCATCGAATCATATCTGCTACGGCCAGATCCAGTCACAATCTGGGGGCTCGCATTAACCAAGACGAACTCATGATTTGGGACAAAAACACTGAGCTAATGTGATGCCTAAGACCAAGGCCCGCCCAAGAACATCCAGATGACATCAAACCACATTCGGACAGTGATATTTTCAAGGTATATCTTTATCTCCGGATCAGAGCGAAATCGAATGCCTTGATATATCCAAAGCACCCTAATTTACCTGCCAAACCTGCATCACCTTGTAACACCGATGACGTGGAGTCGTGGACTAGCAACTTTCCAGTATTGATCGGCAACCACCAGCCGAGGGCTCAGGAGGAGAAAACCTTGGGCGCGTGCATTGGAGAAGCTTTGGGGTGCTTTGCACGCGACACCTCGCGGCATTTGTTGATCGATGTAAAATGTATCTTACATGTTCCTCTAAACTCTTTTACTATAGTTAGCCACTCGACATCAGCTCGCACATCCTAGGATCTCTTCGCAGCTGCGCCAACAGTGAGGGCGCCTGGTACCTGACTGTCAGCTTGTGCCACAGAAGCTCAAGAGTTTGCCCAGCAGTCAAGTTCATTATCGTCACCAGCACGACATTGGACCAAGGTGCGGGGATTTCACTTCAATAGACCTCGACGAATCGAAAACTCGACAATTTTGTCGCAGTACGGATGGGCTGAATTGGAGACACACGCTTCACTTGAGATGAGAATCATGCGCTTGGTGCAGCTATTGGGTCTGCCTATTGCAGCTCTGGCGGCGGTTGTGCCTGTTCATGAACCGAAGGACAGTCTTGGTGACCAACACGCCATCTCTCACGAGGACCAATTCTTTCACACCTCCAAGTTTGAGTGTAAGTATTTCTTTGGCCATGCATCGCAAAACGAATGAAACCGGCAGGTCCATTGATTGTAATGAGCGCCACTGACAAAATCTCAGCACATGCATCGTAAGGATTACATTTACTACGAGCTCATGTTATTACCCTTGGCCCACTCACTTACAATTCCCCAAGAAATCATGATTCGACTCACGGCTACGATTCACGATATATGACGAAACCACTCAACGAACTTGCCCGCCGCGATGTCGCTCGCGCCCTAGTCCAGTCGTATCTCACTACATGTCGAGAACTCCATGTGAAAACATGGCTTATGGGTGGAAGTTTGCTAGGATGGTGGTGGGGGAAAAAGGTATTTCATGGGTAAAGGAACATATTTCATCTTATCTTGCTGACCTTGCTCAGATGATGGCATGGGATTATAGCAGCAACGTTCAGATTACCGAGTCCGACCTTcatttcttggctgcctATCACAACGGAACCATTCACTTCCACAAACTGAACAGCATgcaaaagggaaagaaaTATCTACTCGAGATAAGCCCGGATTACATGAATAGAGAGCAGGGAGGCGCTAGAGACGCCGTTGACGGTCGCTGGATCGACTTGGGAACAGGACTGTACCTGAACCTGACGGCTGTACGATATAACCCAGATCACGAACGCGGTGAGGGAATGTTATACTCGAAGAATGGCCAGGAATTTCACGTATGGGAGTGACGCAAATCTGCAAAGACAATGAAACAACATCTAATGCTGCACAGGACACTCTGTTATATCCATTACGAGATACGACCTTCGAAGGCGTACCTGCAAAGATTCCATTTCGGTATAAGGAAGTTCTAGCGGGAAAATATGGGGACGGTGCATTGAAGAATACATATTATAAAGGGTAAGATGATACACTTCGGTCCATATCTTCCATGCTTCaactttttcttgtttcgaTGTTGACCTCCGTTGCAGACACAAGTTTGATGTGGCCGAGATGCAATGGGTGCTGCAAGTGTGAGATACAGGAAACGGCGTAACAAACATAATATTGGCACCTCGACATTTTTTGAGCTCTGCAAAGATGTAAAATAAACGAGAGGGTAATAAATCACAGAATCAAAAGTTTAATGCAACTTTTCCATATGGTAGATGAATTTAAGTCGTCCTCATTGGCAATGCGTCTCTCGTAAACATGGACATTCAAGCCTGGTGGGGCGCCAGCATTGTGCCAGTTGACCCCTGTACGTTAGTGAAGTTCCACCGTCAAGCCCCGCGACGTCACTGTCCAAAATCGAGACGCGTTCCACTTCAACCTCATCGCGTCACATTTTGCAAGGCTCGTCTTCGCCACAACTAGTAATCATCGCCCTCGCCCACGATGGACAGAACGAAATATCCTGCGCATTCAGTATAGCCTTATCTACATGTAACAAATCGTGAAGCTATCTCCCGGAATGGCAACAGGTAGCGCATCTCAAGCCACATCACCAGAAGCATGCACCTGCTGACTCCACGATAGGAAGGGGACGTCGCGAAGGGGCGCTCAATGAGCGGCTTCGAGGGGCTGGGTATGTAGGCTGTGTTGGTGAACTTGCTGTCCAAATCTGCTAACAGACATTTTCAAGACGAATAAACGTCGACGACAACGATACCTTCGAACTAAACATTGCAGACCTCGCGACCGCACCTGTCCAGAGTTCAAGCTCACCTGGTTCGCGGTCTGTTCAACCGGGCGCCCAGGCAGGAATCACTAGTAGTACGATCCGTTCAGCACCTCGCGACGAAACGCAACAGCCGCCTCAGCTCCCTAAAAGAGATCAAGGCCCCGGTCCTCGTAGCTCAAGTGTCCCgacgccagcaccaccagcaccggGTCACGACGAATCAGATGCGCCAGAACCACTGCGTCCGCCGTCGAGCGGTTTTTCGGGTACAGGGTCTCGAGAGAGCAGAAGAATCACGGAGGAAATCACAGAAAGTCCAGCCGGAAAGCCTGGCAGCGGCCACAGACAACGTATTGGCGACGTGCCCATCAGCTATCCTATCCCCGTGGGTCGCCGAGCACGCACTCCAGAAATAAGCGATGACGAAGACACGCAAACACAGCCATCGCCACTTGCAAACAAGAAACGTCCCAGTGATGTATCACGGCCATCAATTGCAACTGTGCGAGAAGAATCAGAAGtagaggaaga from the Pochonia chlamydosporia 170 chromosome 6, whole genome shotgun sequence genome contains:
- a CDS encoding mannosylphosphorylation protein (Mnn4) (similar to Metarhizium acridum CQMa 102 XP_007810355.1); translation: MRLVQLLGLPIAALAAVVPVHEPKDSLGDQHAISHEDQFFHTSKFESHASNHDSTHGYDSRYMTKPLNELARRDVARALVQSYLTTCRELHVKTWLMGGSLLGWWWGKKMMAWDYSSNVQITESDLHFLAAYHNGTIHFHKLNSMQKGKKYLLEISPDYMNREQGGARDAVDGRWIDLGTGLYLNLTAVRYNPDHERGEGMLYSKNGQEFHDTLLYPLRDTTFEGVPAKIPFRYKEVLAGKYGDGALKNTYYKGHKFDVAEMQWVLQV